One window of the Vicia villosa cultivar HV-30 ecotype Madison, WI unplaced genomic scaffold, Vvil1.0 ctg.000101F_1_1_2_unsc, whole genome shotgun sequence genome contains the following:
- the LOC131624058 gene encoding zinc finger CCCH domain-containing protein 66-like, producing MCNISNTKVSQEYGRQEEMHYKVSDLLVFSATDDVIAFKEAVEKDNIDVNEVGLWYGRRIGSKEMAYEERTPLMIASLFGSKAVLSYILETGHVDVNQTCGSDRATALHCAVSGCSAASAEIIKLLLDASADVNSVDANGNRCIDLIVMMPISGSKKRILQAILEGTDYDSDFLKEVGFQMKEKYDIGTPRIEKKDYPMDLSLPDINNGIYSTDEFRMYIFKVKTCSRAYSHDWTECPFVHPGENARRRDPMIYQYTCVPCPEFRKGSCSKGDACEYAHGIFECWLHPAQYRTRLCKDETECTRRVCFFAHKPEELRPLYASTGSALPSPISYSNSPSASSMDYFSLSSPSSSTKSMSTPPLTPTAATSPAGGTMWPTQSYAAVPTLQMPRSRLKTALNARDETEFLELENRLLQKLMIEEMSGLSFPSNRLADVNPANLEDILSSQIQSPTSTHVHPNVTQQLWGFSSDLTNSNVIGSPQITIDPFMNSKNDAMSKRSQSFIEHSSMASFSSKNPSVSSVAAMQPYSNFSGWGSPDGKLDWSIRGDELNKMKKSYSFGFRNQLSNSTMVAQNDDDQDVLLRQESWVSSLVKDSPTVQSEQYCVEE from the coding sequence atgtGCAACATATCAAATACAAAAGTCTCTCAAGAATATGGAAGACAAGAAGAAATGCATTATAAGGTTTCTGATCTGCTAGTGTTTTCAGCCACAGATGATGTAATAGCTTTCAAAGAGGCTGTTGAAAAAGACAACATTGATGTCAATGAGGTAGGGTTGTGGTATGGAAGGAGGATTGGCTCAAAGGAAATGGCATATGAAGAGAGGACACCTCTCATGATTGCTTCTTTATTTGGAAGCAAGGCTGTTTTGTCTTATATTCTTGAAACTGGCCATGTCGACGTTAACCAAACATGCGGATCGGATAGGGCTACTGCTCTTCATTGTGCTGTTTCTGGTTGTTCTGCTGCTTCTGCTGAGATTATCAAGCTTTTGCTTGATGCATCTGCAGATGTTAATTCTGTTGATGCGAACGGTAACAGGTGCATTGACTTGATTGTCATGATGCCTATCTCCGGTTCAAAGAAGCGGATATTACAAGCCATACTAGAAGGTACTGATTATGACAGTGATTTCCTTAAAGAAGTAGGTTTCCAAATGAAGGAGAAATATGATATTGGTACACCTCGAATTGAGAAGAAAGATTATCCGATGGATCTATCCCTACCCGACATAAACAATGGAATATATAGTACAGATGAATTTAGGATGTATATATTCAAAGTGAAGACGTGTTCAAGGGCTTATTCTCATGATTGGACTGAGTGTCCCTTTGTTCATCCAGGGGAAAACGCAAGGCGCCGTGATCCGATGATATATCAATACACCTGTGTCCCTTGTCCCGAGTTTCGGAAGGGATCATGCAGTAAAGGGGATGCTTGTGAGTATGCACATGGTATTTTTGAGTGCTGGCTTCATCCTGCTCAATACAGAACAAGGCTTTGCAAAGATGAGACCGAATGCACCCGAAGAGTCTGCTTTTTCGCGCACAAGCCCGAGGAGCTTAGGCCATTGTATGCTTCTACTGGTTCTGCTTTGCCTTCACCTATATCCTATTCAAATTCACCTAGTGCTTCTTCAATGGATTATTTCTCATTGAGCTCTCCGTCCAGTTCGACAAAATCCATGTCGACACCGCCTTTGACTCCAACTGCAGCGACATCTCCTGCAGGTGGCACGATGTGGCCAACTCAATCTTATGCTGCAGTTCCTACTCTTCAGATGCCGAGAAGCAGATTGAAAACTGCTTTGAATGCTAGAGATGAAACTGAATTTCTTGAACTTGAAAATCGCCTTTTGCAGAAGCTAATGATTGAAGAGATGTCAGGTCTTTCATTCCCTTCAAATAGGCTTGCAGATGTGAATCCTGCTAACCTTGAAGACATTCTCAGTTCTCAGATACAATCTCCAACATCAACTCATGTGCATCCAAATGTAACTCAGCAACTTTGGGGCTTTTCTTCTGACCTTACCAATTCAAATGTGATTGGATCACCACAGATCACCATTGATCCATTTATGAATTCAAAAAATGATGCCATGTCGAAACGGAGCCAGAGCTTTATCGAGCACAGCAGCATGGCGAGCTTTAGTTCTAAGAATCCTTCAGTTAGCTCGGTTGCTGCTAtgcagccatatagtaacttctCTGGATGGGGCTCCCCTGATGGAAAATTAGACTGGTCCATTCGTGGTGATGAACTGAATAAGATGAAAAAGTCTTATTCTTTCGGCTTTCGAAACCAACTTAGCAATTCAACAATGGTTGCGCAAAATGATGATGATCAGGACGTATTGTTAAGGCAGGAATCATGGGTTAGTTCACTTGTGAAGGATTCTCCAACAGTGCAATCGGAACAATATTGTGTTGAAGAGTGA
- the LOC131624064 gene encoding uncharacterized protein LOC131624064, with protein MKHYDDYNNQRQSVTSIFARATRELEELYKIRLTCSLDCTRYLIAQGIAFRGHDESSTSLNKGNFREMVDWVKSNDEKVRDAFDCGPKNCTMTSGDIKKELATCCEHEVTKVIMEEIGDRQFFVLIDESRDISVKEQMTVMLRFLNDKGKVGEQFISLHHVKYTTSEALKDALYGILDRHTLSISRIRGQGYDGASNMRGASCKRNDALKEAQHQDILNRLASGEISQGKGLHKSSSLA; from the exons ATGAAGCACTATGACgattataataatcaaagacaAAGTGTGACAAGTATTTTTGCTAGAGCAACTAGGGAATTAGAAGAATTGTATAAGATCCGTTTGACTTGTTCTTTAGATTGTACTAGATATCTCATAGCACAAGGCATTGCTTTCCGTGGCCATGATGAAAGCTCTACTTCTCTAAACAAGGGAAATTTTAGAGAGATGGTCGATTGGGTAAAATCTAATGATGAAAAAGTGAGAGATGCTTTTGATTGTGGTCCAAAAAATTGCACAATGACTTCCGGTGACATTAAAAAGGAGCTTGCAACGTGTTGTGAACATGAAGTTAccaaggtgattatggaagagatTGGTGATAGACAATTCTTTGTGCTTATTGATGAGTCACGTGATATATCTGTCAAAGAACAAATGACGGTGATGTTGAG gTTCTTGAACGACAAAGGGAAAGTTGGAGAGCAATTTATTTCTCTACATCATGTCAAATATACTACATCAGAGGCACTAAAGGATGCtctttatggtattcttgatcgTCACACGTTATCTATTTCAAGGATACGAGGGCAAGGATATGATGGGGCTTCAAATATGAGAGGTGCATCTTGCAAGAGAAATGATGCTTTGAAGGAGGCACAACACCAAGATATTTTGAATAGACTTGCGAGTGGTGAGATATCTCAAGGAAAGGGCTTGCACAAATCATCTAGTCTCGCTTGA